In the genome of Acidobacteriota bacterium, one region contains:
- a CDS encoding ParB/RepB/Spo0J family partition protein, giving the protein MSKKGLPDNFKLRHDSHYVELLTSRGAGAPVGRMIPIDKLAPNPLQPRVEIGDLSELVLSIKEKGVLEPLLVRPSDVGGRFMIISGERRYRASMEVGLAELPCIEMDVDDRAVAEISLIENLQRKDLTPFEEADGLVALAKRFGYKHEEIARKLGKARTSVTETISIANIPPDVRDLCRRADIASKSMLLQVARQPTDDEMREFVYKIGAAGLTRDQAREIRQGKPQKVRKFSYQYDDPDSEWSLTITFRRPEATNQELVGALKDTLAAIGD; this is encoded by the coding sequence GTGTCTAAGAAGGGACTACCGGACAACTTCAAGCTGCGCCACGACTCTCATTATGTAGAACTGCTGACGAGTAGGGGAGCCGGGGCACCGGTGGGCCGCATGATTCCTATCGATAAGCTTGCGCCCAATCCCTTGCAGCCGCGAGTCGAGATAGGCGATCTGTCTGAGCTTGTTTTATCGATCAAAGAGAAGGGGGTTCTCGAACCTCTGCTTGTGCGTCCAAGCGATGTTGGCGGCAGATTCATGATAATCAGCGGTGAGCGCAGATACCGAGCGAGTATGGAGGTGGGCCTTGCTGAACTTCCTTGCATCGAGATGGACGTGGATGATCGAGCGGTTGCCGAGATTTCGTTGATCGAGAACTTGCAAAGGAAGGATCTCACTCCGTTTGAAGAAGCCGATGGGCTCGTAGCTCTAGCGAAGCGCTTCGGCTACAAGCATGAAGAGATCGCCAGAAAGCTGGGCAAGGCGCGAACCTCAGTGACTGAGACGATTTCAATAGCTAACATACCACCGGACGTGAGAGATCTATGTCGGCGAGCCGACATCGCTTCGAAGTCAATGCTGCTTCAGGTCGCGAGACAGCCGACTGACGACGAAATGCGGGAGTTCGTTTATAAGATCGGCGCCGCCGGCCTGACAAGGGACCAGGCTCGGGAAATAAGACAAGGAAAACCACAGAAGGTGAGGAAGTTTTCTTACCAATACGATGATCCCGACAGTGAATGGTCGCTGACAATTACATTTCGGAGACCGGAAGCGACCAACCAAGAGTTAGTGGGTGCTTTGAAAGACACCCTGGCAGCGATCGGCGACTAA
- a CDS encoding ParA family protein: MVIAIANQKGGVGKTTTAINLSAALARAGKKVLLIDLDPQANSSLTFLAHDAIELSIYEFLTDAQVIRENVIRRTSLPGLDILPSRISLAKFESKLIGEFDAPFRLKDRMDGLASSYEFIVIDTPPTLGLITVNALVASDYLIVPIQPSYFALEGTDDLLDTVEKVRARPNPNLKVLGVLITLLDKRTTLAKDIHEQIRQVFGEKVFDTVISKSVRLEESPAYKESIFTFAPNSTGAIEYASLCEEVMRRV, translated from the coding sequence ATGGTAATTGCTATAGCCAATCAGAAGGGCGGCGTAGGAAAAACAACAACCGCGATCAATCTATCTGCCGCTCTTGCGCGCGCCGGAAAAAAGGTCTTGCTCATCGATTTGGATCCGCAGGCCAACAGTTCGTTAACTTTTCTGGCTCATGATGCGATTGAGCTGTCGATATATGAATTCCTCACTGATGCGCAAGTCATCCGCGAGAACGTCATAAGACGAACTTCGCTTCCGGGACTGGATATTTTACCTTCCAGAATCAGCCTTGCTAAGTTCGAGAGCAAGCTGATAGGTGAATTTGACGCTCCATTCAGGCTTAAAGACAGGATGGATGGTTTGGCCAGTTCCTACGAATTCATCGTCATCGACACGCCTCCGACGCTCGGTCTGATCACCGTGAATGCTCTGGTCGCGTCGGACTATTTGATCGTACCAATTCAACCATCCTACTTCGCTCTCGAGGGAACGGACGACCTTTTAGATACCGTCGAAAAGGTGAGAGCGAGACCTAATCCTAACCTTAAGGTGTTAGGGGTGCTCATAACCCTTCTTGATAAGAGGACAACGCTTGCGAAGGACATTCACGAACAAATCAGACAGGTATTTGGCGAGAAGGTATTCGATACAGTGATCAGCAAGTCCGTTCGCCTGGAGGAAAGCCCGGCTTACAAGGAATCGATCTTTACTTTTGCGCCAAACTCAACGGGCGCCATCGAATATGCTAGCTTGTGCGAGGAGGTAATGCGCCGTGTCTAA
- a CDS encoding bifunctional nuclease family protein, translating to MEIEMKIRGLMMDPAANTPIIILKDVNGESMLPIWVGPFEANAIAVEIEKLATQRPMTHDLLKNIIWEFGASVRRVVITDLINNTFLAVIELTRAGEVLVVDSRPSDAIALALRVDCPIYVNDEVIKNSSTAITEDAASQPDDWPESLVDDASDYKM from the coding sequence ATGGAAATCGAAATGAAAATCCGCGGCCTAATGATGGACCCGGCTGCAAACACTCCGATTATAATTCTCAAAGACGTCAACGGAGAGTCAATGCTTCCAATTTGGGTCGGCCCTTTTGAAGCGAACGCGATCGCAGTCGAGATTGAAAAACTTGCCACTCAACGGCCGATGACTCATGATCTGCTCAAGAATATTATTTGGGAGTTCGGGGCCTCGGTGAGAAGAGTGGTAATTACGGATTTGATTAACAACACTTTTCTGGCGGTGATCGAATTAACACGAGCCGGTGAAGTCCTGGTGGTAGATTCAAGACCAAGCGACGCAATCGCCTTGGCGTTGCGTGTTGACTGTCCTATCTATGTCAACGATGAGGTCATCAAGAATTCGAGCACCGCAATCACTGAAGACGCCGCTTCACAACCCGATGACTGGCCTGAAAGCCTTGTTGACGATGCCAGCGATTATAAAATGTGA
- the ssb gene encoding single-stranded DNA-binding protein: MASFNRITIVGYLGRDAELRYTPQGTAVCSFSVATTERRKDRAGEYQDITTWFNVSVWGSRAEATSQYLSKGKLVYLEGRLTQREYQDRDGNTRMSLDVNASDLQFVGPRGDDAPAMRDEPAAKPHAQEASAAPVTEDDIPF; the protein is encoded by the coding sequence ATGGCGTCGTTTAACAGGATTACAATTGTTGGCTATCTGGGTCGTGACGCAGAGTTGCGATACACCCCCCAGGGCACTGCCGTCTGTAGCTTTTCCGTGGCGACCACAGAGCGCAGGAAAGACCGAGCAGGTGAGTATCAAGATATTACGACCTGGTTCAATGTGAGCGTCTGGGGAAGCAGAGCTGAAGCGACGAGCCAATACCTGAGCAAGGGTAAGCTTGTCTACCTCGAAGGACGGTTGACGCAGAGGGAATATCAGGATAGGGACGGCAACACAAGAATGAGCTTGGATGTAAACGCTTCAGACCTTCAGTTCGTCGGACCTCGCGGCGACGATGCTCCTGCGATGAGGGATGAGCCAGCCGCCAAGCCGCATGCACAAGAGGCGTCGGCTGCGCCGGTTACTGAGGATGACATTCCGTTCTGA
- a CDS encoding sigma-54 dependent transcriptional regulator: MMKSVVLIVDDEPAARFGMKRALEKEGYTIHEADSLERADEAVENHSPSVVLLDVRLASGSGLDYLPSLVSRENPPVVIIITAHGSERMAVQAIKLGAYDYLAKPFDVDELRILVRNALEAHSLRVENTKLRRELAATGTFGQLIGSSSTMERVYSLIEKVAQTDVNVLITGESGTGKEMVAKEIHMRSRNASGPFVSLNCAALPSELIESELFGHEKGAFTGASGRRVGKFEAANGGTLLLDEIGDMSLSTQAKVLRVIEERKFQRLGSNETISTDARIISATNKLLEKEVELGRFREDLYYRLCVVKMSLPPLRERRSDIPALADAFCHRFSIAYHSEPMKISKAALKVLLDYDWPGNARQLRNCIERAVVLSDTQEVTIEALPEEIASDQNRGRPATETSVTAKGSESLDFRSAKKEFERQFIENSLDQAGGNVTRAAARLGMHRQSLQHKIKELGLSKRFVSEE; encoded by the coding sequence ATGATGAAGTCGGTAGTCCTTATTGTAGATGACGAACCAGCCGCCCGGTTCGGAATGAAGAGGGCGCTGGAGAAGGAAGGGTACACCATACATGAAGCCGACAGCCTCGAGAGGGCGGACGAGGCTGTTGAGAACCACTCGCCTAGCGTCGTTCTTCTGGACGTAAGACTTGCCTCAGGATCCGGTCTGGATTACTTGCCTTCGCTGGTTTCGAGAGAAAACCCACCGGTAGTCATAATAATCACCGCGCACGGCTCTGAGCGTATGGCGGTTCAAGCAATCAAACTTGGCGCTTACGACTACCTTGCAAAGCCTTTCGATGTCGACGAGTTGCGTATCCTCGTTCGCAACGCGTTGGAAGCTCATTCGCTCAGAGTGGAAAACACCAAGCTCCGGCGAGAACTGGCGGCGACCGGTACTTTTGGGCAGTTGATCGGTTCGTCTTCGACAATGGAACGGGTGTACTCTCTGATCGAGAAAGTCGCGCAGACTGACGTCAATGTTCTGATCACAGGCGAGTCAGGTACCGGAAAGGAAATGGTTGCCAAAGAGATTCATATGAGGAGCCGGAATGCCTCGGGTCCATTTGTCAGCCTGAACTGCGCGGCTTTACCGAGCGAGCTGATCGAGTCTGAGCTGTTCGGCCACGAGAAAGGGGCGTTTACCGGAGCTTCGGGAAGGCGAGTCGGGAAGTTTGAAGCTGCCAACGGCGGAACGCTATTACTCGACGAGATAGGTGACATGAGCCTGTCGACGCAAGCAAAAGTTTTGCGGGTTATTGAGGAGAGAAAGTTTCAAAGGCTGGGGAGCAACGAGACTATCTCCACAGATGCGCGGATAATCAGTGCGACTAACAAGCTGCTTGAAAAGGAAGTTGAGTTGGGACGATTCAGGGAGGATCTCTACTATCGCCTATGTGTCGTCAAAATGAGCTTGCCACCCCTACGCGAGAGAAGGAGCGACATCCCGGCGCTCGCCGACGCGTTTTGTCATCGCTTTTCGATCGCGTACCACAGCGAGCCGATGAAGATTTCCAAGGCAGCTCTCAAAGTGTTGCTCGATTATGACTGGCCAGGGAACGCACGTCAGCTAAGAAACTGCATTGAGAGAGCCGTTGTTCTTTCTGACACCCAAGAGGTTACCATTGAGGCGTTACCTGAAGAAATAGCTTCAGATCAAAACCGCGGCCGGCCAGCAACCGAGACATCCGTGACTGCTAAGGGTTCCGAGTCGCTAGACTTCAGGAGCGCCAAGAAAGAGTTTGAACGGCAATTCATCGAGAACTCTCTTGATCAAGCCGGCGGTAACGTAACCAGGGCGGCTGCGAGGCTAGGAATGCACCGTCAGAGCCTTCAGCACAAGATCAAGGAACTCGGGCTGAGCAAGCGATTTGTTTCGGAAGAATGA
- a CDS encoding DUF4147 domain-containing protein yields the protein MADLKEIAKRVFLGTLRAIEPDCAIKQRLRVDGETLTVGAQQIALSAYDEVVLIGMGKASLKMGAAAEALFGDRIKRGILVTDRRSNVPVRSEVLVAGHPLPDANSLIAGERILELVRCCGAGSLIVFLISGGGSSLVETPVSPRISLEDLRLTNQFLVGCGATIREINIIRKSLSRIKGGRLGRLAGTSTCVGLYISDVNPGDLGSIASNPLLPEKVEVDDFFDVVNKFKLMDELPASVASLMRQGDSISLSDEQSVTAKRPVTELVLDNSSAVHAAAKLAKQSGFRVEVDADMVEGEYRAVAERSVNRLLNLKSSFPNERVCVISGGEVSCSVRSDGIGGRNQEFVLYSAARLADSGVLEGAAVLSCGTDGIDGNSKAAGAVADPELVIKAGQRGADAAIFISSNDSNSFFKQAGGLVVTGPTGNNVRDLRVLMAQ from the coding sequence ATGGCGGACCTGAAAGAAATCGCAAAGCGCGTATTCCTCGGAACCCTAAGGGCGATCGAACCCGACTGTGCGATCAAGCAAAGGTTGCGAGTCGATGGTGAAACGCTGACCGTTGGCGCCCAACAGATAGCTCTTAGTGCCTATGACGAAGTTGTATTGATTGGAATGGGCAAGGCGAGCCTGAAGATGGGTGCGGCGGCTGAAGCTCTTTTCGGCGATAGGATCAAACGAGGAATTTTAGTGACCGACCGACGCTCAAATGTACCCGTACGATCTGAAGTTTTGGTAGCTGGACATCCATTGCCTGATGCCAACAGTTTGATCGCGGGTGAAAGGATTTTGGAGCTGGTGCGATGCTGCGGCGCGGGCTCTTTGATTGTGTTTCTCATCTCCGGGGGAGGCTCCTCGCTGGTGGAGACGCCGGTGTCACCGCGGATATCGCTTGAAGATCTGAGACTCACGAATCAATTTCTGGTCGGCTGCGGAGCTACCATCCGGGAGATCAACATAATCAGAAAGAGTTTGTCGAGGATAAAGGGCGGACGGCTTGGGCGGCTTGCCGGGACTTCGACCTGCGTTGGGCTGTACATATCAGACGTCAATCCCGGTGATTTGGGTTCGATCGCCTCGAACCCGCTCCTGCCAGAAAAGGTTGAAGTCGATGACTTCTTCGACGTGGTGAACAAGTTCAAGTTAATGGACGAACTCCCCGCTTCAGTCGCGAGCTTGATGCGGCAAGGAGATAGTATCAGTTTGTCGGATGAACAAAGCGTGACCGCGAAGCGCCCGGTGACCGAGCTTGTGCTCGACAATTCCAGCGCCGTTCATGCCGCGGCCAAACTGGCGAAGCAATCTGGGTTTCGAGTAGAAGTGGACGCTGACATGGTCGAAGGTGAGTATAGAGCGGTCGCAGAACGGTCGGTTAATCGTCTCTTGAACCTCAAATCTTCGTTTCCGAATGAGCGGGTCTGCGTGATCTCGGGGGGCGAGGTTTCGTGCTCTGTGCGGAGCGACGGTATCGGTGGGCGCAACCAGGAATTCGTGCTATACTCCGCAGCGCGGTTGGCTGACTCAGGCGTCCTTGAAGGAGCAGCGGTGCTTTCGTGCGGCACGGACGGCATTGACGGAAACAGCAAAGCAGCCGGGGCAGTCGCAGATCCCGAACTCGTAATCAAAGCCGGACAACGCGGAGCAGATGCCGCAATCTTCATAAGCAGCAACGATTCTAATTCGTTTTTCAAGCAGGCGGGCGGCCTCGTCGTAACGGGACCAACGGGCAATAATGTCAGGGACCTTAGGGTGCTGATGGCTCAATGA